The Mauremys reevesii isolate NIE-2019 linkage group 22, ASM1616193v1, whole genome shotgun sequence genomic interval GGTATAAAGCAGGCCATGTACGGATCATGGGAAAGGTTAGGATTTGCCGAAACCCACggttctgtccaaatatgtatatcattaaagggtataaagttatgagattgtgcTGTACGGGGGGAATGAAATATGCTGCAAATTTGCGAGTAGCCCAGAAGGCAACTCCCCAGAAACAAGAAGGCACTTGACCGAAGGGCTGGGTGGATGCTACACAAGCCATCACCAGGCATTGTGCAGCCGGTGAATGACCATTAGCGATTCAATGGCCATCACCAGAGAATTACTCAACcctgggactcagcaatgcccccctccTGCCAACATGATGCTTGGACTTGTGTTTTCCAGAGCACATGGACTAAACCGGAGATAGTTTCAGCCCAGGTTGTACCCCGGGGGTCACACGCTAGCGGCGCCCGTCCCTTGGGAGACGATTCCAGCCACACCCCAAGGCAGAGATTGCACTGCTGGGAAGGTTTCCCCTGATAGCctctgtagtaagtgcaggccctgataaaggcccagtatgaggcctgaggcctgaactaaagtaatggtcaagactttgctaacataaagcaaagttaagctgtgagccagaggtaggccctgctcacagaagctggcatgaaaagggctgatgctgcataaacatatattcacctagcataccaaaggataaacacagcattagaacatattatactgaaacattccatagagaacgaaaggacaggccgacccatcccaatgacaggggcaaaagggtaaaatgatggatagagttgttttgttcgaaccaacatatacaaggtagaaggcggtgccttaatacgtagaaaggttgcacctcaatacgtcaggtgtgatgtgtaacttgtttgtatctgtgtataagaacgcatccctggggaggtgcctttcgtccagcctagggggcagtggaaatcccgccactgactgagctgagtccattgtcagggagtacatatgtactggctagctgtatcgcagcagcaccttggactacgTTTGCCAGGGAGCCGGAGGCTGTGCTtttttcgacaataaacctggccgatgtgccttcgtaccttactagactttgtggttattgggggttctcatcgggtctgctgggtcagctatcttcgaagagctggggcagcacacagagggaacacacgcacgcagctgagtgatatTAACAtcggagagagcagagcaccacaccggtacaactctgacaacagcctcagtttccctatcctatccccccatccctcttccccactgcctcttcttttccacccccccatccccctaaGAGACAGTCACCGAGATGCCATGGAGGGGGACCAAGCGCACTACATGGACATGGCTGCTGTCTCTGAGAGGCAGGCATCTCTGCCTGGGCAGCGAGGGCAAGCAGGGGGGCACCGCACCCCGCAGGAGACTGGgagatgccccccccccccgcccgcccacaATGTCCATCCTGGTCCAGCTGCCCGGTGGGGGCTGGTACTCTCAgtctctctgtgctgcaggggACATTTTTGGAGATGCCTCTGGCTAAGCCCCCTGCCAGATGCAGAGAGCTGGGTGGCAGCTGGTGCCCCCCACCATGCAGACGACCACCCCGCCAGCAGCCAGGTGCCAGCTCTCAGCACAGCCAcccagtgtgacgttattgatataatctgggaccatctagaacatggttgcaaccaaggtcctgtagtggcaccaaatcttatgtaaagggggtcatataaggggtctaagaccaggttctggggtggtggtatgattatgctgtctgtatgtctgtatcattttgtagttgaagttatgagtattggctctatactgtctgtatttcaaacttgtgctgtgcttctgggagacaccccagacaagttggtgtcagctctgcctagcctgcttgatggcccattaaggaccatcagctacacaactgacccatggagagaaggcagatatgccttgtaactcagcaaagtgcagggactggcccatgtgactccagactccattttgctgtaattttccacagtaagaacaacgaagtgttcttacacctggaaaagactattaACGGCTGATGCCTCAtttccatctggtcttcaatcctgcttcttacctctggagggactttgctacaaacagaagctctgaacaaaggactgaatgacccatcccagcgggggatgttccagagacttgatttgaacctgcagtttattctatctctgctacaagcctgaactaagaactgtgccgttactgtatgtaattgattccattgaaccaattctagctctcagctctacccttttccttttatgaataaacctttagattttagattctaaaggattggcaacagcgtgatttgtgggtaagatctgatgtgtatattgacctgggtctggggcttgattctttgggatcgagagaaccgtttccttttattggggtgtcggttttcataaccattcgtccccaggacgagtggcactggtggtgatactgggaaactggagtgtctaaggggatTGCTTGTGACTTGTGGGGTGAGAATAAAGTCCTctgtgtctggctggtttggtttgccttagaggtggaaaaaccccagcctagggctgtgactgccctgtttaagcaattggtcctgaattgacactctcagctgggtcccgccagaacggCATCGTCACACCTGGGAATGGGTTTCAGGTCCCCAGCCACCCTCTCCCAAGACCCCCTTTGAAATACACttaccagctgctgctactggctgCCTTTAGTCGGGTGAGAGGTTGAAGcgaggctgggagctgcagagccacggACAGCAGCCCGCGGCCCAcgagaagggggtggggctgcacctgtggggtcgctcagcccctgctccagaagcAGGGTCTCCCTCGCTCGTTGGCTGGTGGCCGAAAAACAGCCAAACAGCCCTGCCGGAGTCGCTGATCAGCAACTCAAGCTGGAAAAACACTTCCGTGATCAGTGGCAGCAACTGCTGCCAGCTCTGCAAAAAAAGCTGCTGATCGTCCCCCTGCCCCGGCCGAACAGCTGATGGCTCACGGGCCCCCATGGGCCCCATAAACAGTTGACTGGTGGGTGCCTAtagggctgaggggcagggctggtacACGGGATCCGGGTCGACTCATGGCCGATTCTGCTtcgtgtctctgcagggaaaggacCAGAGCAGGTGAGACCCCAGCTCCGCTCCCCACCCCCGAGCTACCTGTCCCAGCCTGGGGTCTAgtgtgctggggggctgggagccaggactcctgggttctgttactatctctctctctttctccccataGGGAATTGGAGGCTGCAGCCACAGTCTGTAAGTCGTAAAGGGGGGGGCAGGCGAGTGGAAGGGAGGGGCAAGTGCTCCCTGGTGCAGGCCACATCCTGTTGGGGGAGGACGTTGATGTGGGGTGCCGGCTGTGTGTCGCTTCGGGACGAGGCATCTCTGCACCCTCTTGGGTGTGCGcctgctctgtgactcagtttcccttgcTGCACCATGGAGCGAGtgatcctgccccaccccagtgtgctggggggcaggagggcgaGTGTGTGATGTCCTGGTAAgtgccccccccggccctgctccacCAATCTGgaaacgggggcgggggggtgggaggcGGGAGGCCCAGAACACAGAGAATAACATCCTGACTGACCTTGTGTGACGAACTGGGGGGTTCTCttagtttttttctttgttttttcatgcagagggggtgggactcggTTTCCCTGGGTGTTTGTGGTTTaacaaggggaggggagagggagtttgttggtacaGAGGACCAgctggagaccccagcgactggtgacctggtgaggTGGGGGACGGGGGTAGGACTGTTAAGGCTTGAAAAGCCTGTTGGAAAAGGTCAGGGCAGCCTGAGCATGAGCACCTCGTGATGCCTCCTGAGATTGCCCTGTCCCCGGactgggcagctcccatgtgcagctgggaggtgatgagggggtgggggctgggcagctgcaggaggggatgtggtttGCTGGGCGTTGCAGGGAGCTGACTTTGCTCTGACCGTGGTAGATTTTGGCTGGAGGTTGCAGAGAAACCATCTGATGGGGAAGAAAGGGGCCGAGCGCATCACGGgcttcctggggctgcagcccccggcGCAGTTCCTCATTCCCCTCGCACTCGGGCCTCAGGCTCGGTGGAGCTGGGCACGGGGTGCTGGCGGCAGCGCTgaggggccccccactgccccatcatgGCATCTGCTCTCACCGTCCTCCTCCTCGGTGAGTATCGGATAAAGCCAGGGTGTGTGCCCATGGGAGGGGGGGATCTGAGACCAGGACGTAGGATCCAGTTGCTCTGGGATCTGGTCACTAACATGCtgtctcctctccaggctgctggctggccgggcacAGCGGGGTGTGGGGACGTGAGTATCAGTCTGTGGGGAGGAGGGTAACCTCAAGGACGGGGGAGGGGatgcatggggtggggaaaagaggaactgagccctgaaccttccccaaaacTCAACCCAAACTCGGCCTGTGAGCTCAGACCCGGCCCCGTTCTTctgtgaccccctcccctccctggagTAACTGGGAGCCGAATCTGGCTCCGTGGGGCTGACAAAGCAGATGGGAACCATCCCCTGGTTCAATGTCCTGCCCCCACAGGCTGTGAGGATCGGGGTTGGGGGCGGCCTGTGGATTTATTTCAGCTCATAAAAACGCTAACAGGGCCCATCCATGGGCTCTAGATCCCCTCGGGGTAACTGAAATGTTCCCGGTCAGTGCAGCCGTGGGGGAGAACCCCCCAgatccacccccagccccagatcctcccccaatagctccctcccctgcacttacagccccctcctcccccaggcctgggGAAAGGTGGGTCTTTTGTGAGTCCTGCCGGTCACAGACTCTGTTTCCAGCCCCGGGTCAgatggcagagctgcaggggggggcACTGGGAATTACGCTTGTGAATGCCACAGAGCAGAATCACTGGTTCTATCCCACTGACCGTGTCAAGATcattgtagcaggtgaggggcccggctcagcatcccggctcccagccccacacccagccagatcctcagggggtctctgcaccaatgggatgctcagagccaggctctgccctgaacccAGCAGAGGGAACGCCCGGCTGGAGAGCAGAGacagagtcactggggggttccccagccaggggggagcagcagccactggagattGGGGTAGAGGAAGGgaggatccctgcccccaggggagctgcagagcaggggggatCTTTCCCAGGCAACACATCAGTTACAGGGTGAAGGTTATAAACCTCAGTGTATAGTACAGACTTGCACAATCCCCTACAAGTCGGTGGTGGTGctgtgcacagaacccaggagtcctggcccccaactcccctgctctcaccactagacaccactcccctcctagagccagggcaagaacccaggagtcctggctcccagccctcctaccagagaagccagggagcgaatggaccctggagactggcctggcctgtcacccgccggggagcagagctctgggccccaggggctggggtggctccgtgtctcatgctgtgagcccagggctgaggggaaactctgggcccctgtggaaagggatccaggAGCCCGTCCCCAGGGCCGTCGGGTCTGACCCACCACTGAGGCCGCGTGGTGAGGACGGGCCCCAGGAGTGAGTGACGGGGCctgtgtctcacggcctgtctgcttcccactgcagagcccagctaccccaaacccagcaTCTCTGGGATCCCCAGCGAGGGGGTTTCCTTGGAGAAATCCGTGAGCATCTGGTGTAAGGGGCAGCACCAGGCCGTGCAGTTCATGCTGTATAAAGATGGACGCCATGTCCAAAGTGTGGATTCGGACTCACAGGCTCTGTTTCTCATCAACATCGTGAGCCGGGAGCAAGGCGGGAACTACAACTGCTCCTATCACAGCAGATCGGAGCCGTTCAAGATGTCAGACTccagcgaccccgtggagctggtggtgagaggtgaggggcccggctcagcgTCCCcggtcccagcctcccccccacccacgcCCCGCCAGCCAGACCCTCACGGGACTCGGTGCCAATGGGACGCTcacagccaggctctgccctgagccctgaccccgcagaggggacgcccggccggggagcagggacggagtcactggggggttccccagccaggggggagcagcagcccctggagacTCGGGGCAGGGAGGCTACTTTTACGCTGCCCCTTGTGCGTAGGGACCGGGAGTCGCTATTTAATCCCGTGATCCCATCGCCCTGTTCTCCAGACCCCGCCCCAGGCAGTGCCCCGGCCgaggctgaatgaggcaggggctgcaggagaagtgGTGGCTTGGTGGACATggcgctgggctgggacccaggagatctggctcAGCTCCTGGTGCAGCCACAGACCCTGTGTGATGGGAGCACGTCGCggttttcaaaagtgtccttCCTTGTGGGAGGGGGTTCAATCTTGGGGGATCTGAGTCCGAGCGCCCACAAACTGAGACACCCACAGTTAGCGGAGACCTCTGCAAACACTGGCCTCAATAGCGCTGGATCCCTTGTGTTGGGGGAGCATGTAGGGCCCTTGCcatgatcagggccccgttgtgccaggcgctgcataaacacagagtgaagagacattccctgcccctgggagctcactaaggaaagtggacatgcctgtgcctcagtttcccctgtgtagAATGGGAATAATGACCCCTTCTTGCCTCCCAGGGGGCTGACTCCCTTTCTGTGTGGAGCTCCGGCCCTGCGGTGACAGGCACCACTCTGTGTCCAGGGCAGGCCGGACGCAGTGAACAAGGCCAGGGCCACACATGGCATATGAGGACCCAAGAACTAGGGAGCCGCGACTcagtgtctgtggggctgggagcccagctcgcagggccgggattctgggtgggggaaactctgggatctgggagagaatctctgcccCGGGGGCCCCAAGATCTGTCCATGGCTGCAgccggccggggctgggtgggtgcccgggtctggctctcacagcctgtctcctgtgCGCAGATCCCAACTTACCCAGACCCAACATCTCTCTGAGCCCCACCGGGGTCACCACCCCaggggcagacgtcaccatccggtgtcaggggcagcgccgggacgtgaggttcttcctgcacaaggctggagacctgaacccgcagcaacacatggaccctgctggggccggggccgagttccgcatccccagcgtgggccggcagcacggagggaactacagctgcagctaccggaACTGGTCAGAGCCCTTCGTCTCCTCGCAGCCCAGCGACAccgtgcagctggtggtagcaggtgaggggcccggctcggtgtccccgctcccagccccacacgcAGCCGGATCCttggggatctctctgccttgatgggacgctcagagccaggctcggccctgagccctgggcccagcaatGGGGACACCCAGCCATGGAGCAGGAACAGAGTCACCGGGGGGGTTCCCCatccaggggaagcagcagccactggaagtttggggcagaggaaggggggttcCCTGGCCCCAGAGAGAGCTGCAGAGAAGGGGGCTTTTCCCAGGAGGTTGCTCGCTGGGTTGCTTCCGTTCTTACGACCCATAGAGAAGTTGGGCCCCAAGTGGGAGGGCAATTGCTGTGGAAACAGGTCGTGGTGCCCAGGGGTGGGTGAGGCCCAGACATCAGGGGGagggagccccagacccccagctcccccgatgcctcctgctctgcaggccACTGCCTGGAATTTGCTGGGGGATcccaggagaggggcaggatctgggggctgggctgtgaaATTGGGCCCAGCTGAGTGCCAGAGTCCTGGGGCAATAACCCCCCCCTTCTTGGGCCACATGACGTCCCCCTGGCAATAGGAGTGAGCATTACCCAGAATTCCCTTGGTtcttgcttcccctccccccgttgGGGGTCTATGGGGACCCCCTGACCTTCCCCCCAATAGATGTTCTGCTGCCTCTGGCTGCTCCCTAGGGCCTGGGCATCGCCCGAGTCTGGGGGGCAGCGGGTGAGAtaccagcctccccccacgcacACGCActgcctggctgtgtgtggcagCAGCCGAGATACCCCGGGGCTGGGCTCActgcacagcagacaggctggggcagaggcacctgtgggggtggtcagaggggtcctatggggacagggagctggggtggtTCCCTGTTCTGGGGGGCTAAGACCCTGAGGCTCTGACtgtcctcatcccctgccccagtcctggggtGCCGGGTGTGTCAGGGGTAGTTCGTCCATCTGGGAGCCCCCTTCACTGGGGAATCTGAGGTAGCAGGATGTGACCTCCCCAGAGCCATGGCACCTGGGAGACCCCcagaggggggctgggctggacctGCCAGATGTGGGGTTGGAggttctgctcccagggcagcacCAGCTGCTGATCTCCCCGTCCAAGTGGCCAAGtgactcttcccttccccccactgcagcccccctGGATTTCACCAACACCAACATCGCCCGCCTGGGGCTGAGCGCCGGGGTCCTGCTCGTCCTGGGGCTGATCCTGGCCGAGGCCTGTTACAGCCGCCCGAGGGGGGCACCCTAGGTGAGGTGGCCCTCCCTTCTGTGCCCCTTGTTCCCCACAGGGGCTGGTCCCCGGGTCATACTGGATCCTCTAACTCACTGTCTCtctgcacccccaggagcctggatccAGCCgtccagagaagagaatctgCCTTGGGGACAAGCCACTTCCTCGTGGGGTGCTGAGACCCCGGCacgaactcccctgcccccagacacccctgcctcGGAGAATCCTGCCCCACAACAACTCCCGACCTGACAGCAGTTCCCCAGGATTGAACCCCCAATGCCGTGCGTGACGTTGCACTCcttatgtttatggaaatatgctgatgagtgtaaatataatgtaactatgCAAAGGGTATAAGGTATcattgtaaggtatcattacaaagcttatgatctactgagtgtggccATCCCGCTTGGACGAATGTATctttcttgtatctaaaacttgAAATGTGAAGTTAACTCTGAGGTTCTCTTGTAATCATGCAAAGTGTGGACCATTCATGGTGGTTTAGAGTCTCGATGGCTCCcgttgactaggacaattggctgtagatggtttatttacctgcaagcctccTTGTGGACCTGGGGCAACctgtgggtaatgaagaatgaggtctcccagggacatgtgaccatgtcacatgatactggaatccatctttaacctggtgcttttccatttagagggaggggtgagaacccagagagacaaaggattcctgccttgggccaaagctataaaagggggtggaaccaAACAGAGGGGttggccagtcatgagaaatcccctagttaccaccggAGCTGGAGCGGAccagggctgtaccaggggaaaggatcaggcccagactaggaaggagtctagtctgtgaaagaagcttattggaacatctctgagggtgagatttacctgtattcagtttcttaaatgtattaggcttagacgtgtgtgctttgttttattttgcttagtaacttactttgttctgtctgttattacttgaaaccacttaaatcctccaTTTTATACTTaacaaaatcacttttgtttactaattaacccagagtaagtgattaatacctggggagcaaacagctgtgcatctctctctgtcagtgttatagagggagaaCAAGTTATGAGTTTAACCTGTATAAGCTTTACACAGAGTAAAACgggtttatttggggtttggatcccactgagAGAGAGGAAACgtgctgagtggttttcagttaaagcctgcaggTTTTGGGGGCCGTGggtcagactctgggtctgtgttgcagcagacatagcgtgtctggctcaacaaggcagggctctgaagtcccaagctggcagggaaaatgggctcagaggtactTTCAGgatgtcaggtgacagtcccaagggggtctctgtgaccgaacccatcacaattGGACTTTAACAGCAGCTGCAGCAACGCCAGCGccggctccagcccagctctgccggctcctctgcccccccagggcAGTCGCTAGCGTCTCTGGGGCCAGCGGGGAGACCCCCAAATCCGAGGGATTTTTCGGCTAGAGACTCGCTCCAGCGAACGGGGCCAGGGCTGGAACAACCCCCTCGTTTCACACGGCGCCTGCCACGGCTCCCCTGGTTCCTGCTCTGCTGGGTCTGTAACAGCCGGTCCCAGGGGTCAATGGGGGGGTTTGCCGTGGGGCTGAGCAGGCTGCGGGCTCTGGACCCCACCCCCGGCCTGTGCTTAACCCTGTTCAGTGTGGGGCAGAGACGGGGGCGTGTTCGCACCTTTGGCCCTTTACTGCGTCTCCATGAACACAACAAGGCGCAGAGTGATTTAGTCGCTGGCGCTTCTGGGCTCCCCCATGGCAGGCGTTTGCGGGGAGCTAGAGGGAGGGAACCGGGAGTTTGAGGGCAGTCGGTTGGGGGTAATGGGAGAGGGGTTGAGGGGCTGGGATGGGAGACAGCAGTTTGAGGGCAGACAGGTCCCCCCCAGAAGGTCAGAGTCGGGGGGCAGGATTGTTGGGGggtcagaggagggaggaggagccatcAGCCCCGAGTGCCCCCTCGG includes:
- the LOC120388319 gene encoding immunoglobulin superfamily member 1-like yields the protein MASALTVLLLGCWLAGHSGVWGQPSYPKPSISGIPSEGVSLEKSVSIWCKGQHQAVQFMLYKDGRHVQSVDSDSQALFLINIVSREQGGNYNCSYHSRSEPFKMSDSSDPVELVVRDPNLPRPNISLSPTGVTTPGADVTIRCQGQRRDVRFFLHKAGDLNPQQHMDPAGAGAEFRIPSVGRQHGGNYSCSYRNWSEPFVSSQPSDTVQLVVAGETNPSQPGEAPAPTRPGVMGPGGTNPSQPGEAPAPTHPGVTGPGKGAAPRPSSTSPMGALKAPAQQDSTYTSIDEGKQPQTLPQEPDPDGLTYAELNHQPLQAKRGGPAPAPQPAQPGVYAAINVSRGAPQ